In the Phaeobacter piscinae genome, CTCGCTGCGGATTGCCCCGGCCTGTTCCCGCATCCGGGCATCTTTCAGGATGGCACGCATCGTATTCAGCGTTGCCATGCAGGTCGTCGGAGAGACGATCCAGACCTTTGCGGAGAAGCCCTCCCGTACAATATCAGAGAAATTGGCATGCAGCTCGGCATAGACCGCCTCAGACGGCAGGAACATCAGCGCGCCATCTGCGGTCTCGCCGTCCAGAATGTACTTCTCCGAAATGGCCCGAATGTGGGCACGCAACGCAGCCTTCAGCTGGCGCGCCGCACTGGCGCGCTGCTCCTGTGTTTCCGCGTTGCGCAGCGCCTCATAGGGTTCCAGAGGGAACTTGCTGTCGATCACAATCGGGCCGGGTGGATTGGGCAGGTGGATCAGACAATCGGCGCGCTTGCCGTTGCTCAGGGTATGTTGAAACGCATAGCTGTCAGCGGGCAGCGCCTTGGAGACGATATCATTGAGCTGGATCTCACCAAACGCGCCACGCGTCTGCTTGTTTGCCAGAATATCCTGAAGCCCCAGAACATCCCCGGACAGTTTGGTGATATTGTCCTGCGCCTTGTCGATCACCGCCAGCCGCTCTTGCAACTGGGTCAGCGAGGTTACTGTGCGTTTGGTGGATCCATGCAGGCTCTCCTGCAGGCGTTCCTGCATATCCGCGAGGGCGCGCGCCTGTCGCAAAGCGTTATCTGACAGGCGATCATTGACCTGCTGCTGCACCGCGCTGAGCCGGGTCTCCACCGTCTGGATCATCTGCACCTGCGCATTGGCCTGCGCGTCCGAGACATGTTGCACGCCGCCGCGCAGCTGCTGAACACTTTGCCCCAGATGGGCCATCTGCTGTGCAATCGGCGCAATGCTCTGGGCGGCGCGGGCATTGGCGCGCAGCATCATGAGGAGAACCAGCAGCACGAGGCCACCCAGTCCCAGCAGCGCGAGAGTCTGCGGGTCTGCGGTCTGCAGAAACAGCGCGATGGTCTCCATCAACTGCGTCCAAACAGGCGTTCGATGTCGGCCAGTTTCAGCTCAACATAGGTGGGGCGGCCATGGTTGCACTGGCCCGAATGCGGCGTGGCCTCCATTTCGCGCAGCAGCGCATTCATCTCCTCGCCCCGCATCCAGCGCCCGGAGCGGATGGATCCATGGCAGGCGACACGGCTGAGGATGGCTTCGATCTTGGCCTGAACCAGCTGGCTTTCGCCCTGATCATCCAACTCATCCAGAATGTCGCGCACCATTGCTTCGGCATTCACGGTCCCCAGAATGGCCGGTGTTTCCCGCACCGCAATGGCGCCACCGCCAAAGGCCTCGATCCCGAGGCCAAAGCGGGCGAGGTCCTCTGCAACCGCCAGAATACGGGCACAATCGCCCTCGCTGAGCTCCACAATCTCGGGGATCAGCAGGGCCTGCGCGGCCACGCCTGTTTCCGCCATCTGGCGTTTCAGTTTTTCATAGACCAGCCGCTCATGGGCGGCGTGCTGATCGACGATGACCATCCCGTCGGCAGTCTGGGCGATAATGTAGTTTTCATGCACCTGCCCGCGCGCGGCGCCAAGCGGCAGTTGCTCGGCCCCGGGTGCGGAGGTCTCGGATCTCTCCAAAGGCTGACCCGGGGCCATGTCCGGGCTCTGGCGCTCCGGCGTTTCTGTCACCCGGCCACTATAGGCCTGTGCCAATTCGGCGAATCCTGATGAGGGCGGCACCTCGCCGCCAAAGGGGCGCGTCTGGTCCGGCGCCTGCGCCGCATAAGAGAGGCTCCGCGCGCCCAATGAAGGGCGGTCCATCTGGTAGATCCGTGGTGCCCCATCCGCGCCCGGCTGGCTGGCCATGGGTTCGGGGCGCATTGCACCCAGTGTGGCGCCAGCCACCGTGCTGGAGGCGCGGTGACCGGCTTCAGCCAGCCCATGGCGCAGCGCGGAGACAATCAAACCGCGCGCCACACCTGGATCCCGAAACCGGACCTCGGATTTGGCGGGATGCACGTTCACATCCACCAGCGTCGGATCACAGTCCAGAAACAACGCCGCCGCCGGATGGCGGTCCCGGCTGAGGAAATCGAAATAGGCCGCCCTGAGAGCGCCGGTCAGCATCTTGTCCTTGACCGGTCGCGTGTTCACAAACAGGAACTGCGCCACCGCCGCCCCGCGCGAATAGGTGGGCAACGCCGCATAGCCAAAGAGCCGCACACCGTCGCGGGTGGCGTCAATCTTCAGCGCGTTCTCTGCAAATTCCCGGCCAAGCACCGTCGCCAACCGCCCGTGCAGCGCATCAAAAAGATCGCCAGTCAGGGGATCGGCGCGGAAGGTCACGCGCCCCTCCCCGCCACCGGACACATCGCGCAGGGTGAACCCCACTGAGGGTTCCGCCATGGCCAGACGCTTGATCACATCGCCGATGGCTTGCGTTTCGGCCCGGTCGCTGCGCATGAACTTCAACCGGGCTGGGGTCGCGTAGAACAGATCCCGCAGCTCCACCACCGTACCGGCCCGCAAGGCCGCCGGTTTGACCGGTTCCATCCGCCCGCCGGCGACACGGATCTGGGCGGCGTCCTGATCCTTGGCACGACTGGTGATACTCAGCCGTCCGACCGCACCAAGGGAAGGCAGCGCCTCACCGCGAAAGCCAAAGGTATGGATGTTCAGCAGATCGGAGCCGTCGATCTTGGAGGTGGCGTGACGGGACAACGCCAGCGGCAGATCCGCAGGCGACATACCGCAACCATCATCGCTCACCCGGATCAGCGTCTTGCCGCCATCCGCGATGTCGATGGTGATCCGCGTCGCCCCCGCATCAATGGCGTTCTCCACCAATTCCTTCACCGCCGAGGCGGGGCGTTCCACCACCTCGCCTGCCGCGATGCGATTGATGGCGCTGTCGTCGAGCTGCCGGATAACCGGTTGAGAGATGCCGCTGATTTGGGGGTCTGCTTGTGCCATGCCGCAATATTTAGCATGGCATTGCGCGATTCTTCCAGCCGCAATCCTCGCGGCTGGACACTGTCAGTGGTACGAAAATCAGATGCCTGCGGGTGCTCCGGCTCGGTGTCGGCACGGCCCAAACCGCGCTGCGATGGCCAGTAACAGACCCGAAACTGTCGCGATCATCCCCGCTGCGCTGACCGCATCGGTCGCGCCAAGCCACAGCGGACCATATCCCGCCAGCACATAGCCGAGCACAGCGGACACAACCGCAAAGGCAACGCTCCAACCCAGTTGCCCTTCGAGGCGGTTAGACATCATCCGCGCCGCCGCAGGCGGACAGATGAACATCGCAATCACGATGATCGATCCCACCGCATCAAAGGCGGCGACGGCGGCAATAGCGGCGGTGATCACCAGCCCCAATCCCAAAAGGTTGGTGCGAATGCCAAGGGTCCGGGCAAAGCCCTCGTCAAAGGTCGAGATCTTGAGCGACCGCCAAAACAGAGCAATGAAAAGAATGACACCAATCAGGGTCAGTGCCATGCGCGGCAGCTCGGCCGGCAGATAGCTGAGTGCCACCGGATCCAGCAGCGAGGCCCAGCCGGTGGCATCCAGCCAGATCAGGCTTTCGAGATTGCCATAAAGCGCATGCTCCACATCCAGATGCACCGTCGATGTGTCGGTCTGCTCCAGCAGCAGGACACCACCTGCAAACATGGTGGTGAAAACAACGCCCATCGCCGCCCCCGGCTCAATCCGGCCAAGGCGCCGGATCAGCTCAATCAGGATCACCGCAGCGATGGCCGCCCCAGCCGCGCCCAGCATCATCGGCCCGGCGGCGATTACCCCGGTCAGCAGGAAGGCCACCACAATGCCCGGCAGGACCACATGGCTGATGGCATCGCCGATCAGCGCCTGGCGACGCAGCAGCAGGAAGTTGCCGGGCAGCGCGCAGGCCACGGCTGCAAAAATTCCGATCAGCAGCGGCGTCAGCGACAGGGGGACAAATTCAGCGCCATTCATGCCGGAACCTCGCGGGGGCCGCCGATGCGGCGGTCAATTTCAGAAATCTGATCCTCGGTCAGGACCGTCTCAATCTCGCGCAGCCCATCATAGAGCGCGGCTGCCGCTTCATGGGTCTGATCGCTGCGGACCAGTGCCCAGCGATGTTCATCCCGCAAGGCCTTGGCGGCACGGGCCCGGCCTTTTTCCGTGGGCACACCATCCGCGCGCAGCAACCCGCGCTGACGCAGCAGCCGCAGGGTCAGTGGCTCATAGATCACCTGATCCTGCGCCAGCGCCAGCAATCCCTGCCGCAGATGGACCCGGCGCTGAAACCGCAGATGGCGCAACACAGCGGCAAGCACGCCACGATTGGGGGCCAGCAGAAGCGACAGCGCAAAGAGGCCAAAACTCATCAACACAATGATCGGACCGGTGGGCAGATTGGGCGCCGAGGCCGAGACCGCTGCCCCAAGATAGGCCGATAGCCCTCCGGCCACTCCGGCCAGCAGCACCACCATATCGGATCGCTCGGTCCAGAACCGGGCGGTGACAGCCGGGATGATCAGCAATGCCACGATCAGGATCAGACCGACGATCTTCAGCCCGACAACGGTGACGGCCATCACCAGTCCCATCATCATCATATCGATCCGCGACACGGAAATGCCCCGCGCCGCTGCGTATTCAGGGTCAAATGCAACCAGCGTCATCGGACGCCTGAGCAGCAGGATCAGCAGCAATGTGGCCGCACCACCGCCAGCGATCACCAGCGCATCATTCCACAGCATGCCCGCAGTGGAACCGAGCAGAAACCCCTCCAACCCGGCCTGACGGCCCACGCCAAGCGTCTGAATCACGGTCAGGATCACGATGCCGAACCCGAAGAACACCGACAGCACCGCGCCAATCGCGGCATCCTCGGCCAGGCGGGTGCGCCGCGTGAGCCAGTTGAGGCACCAGAGCCCCGCCATCGCCGAAAGAGCCGATCCGGCCAGCAGACCAGCCAGATTGCGCCCATCCCCGCCAAGCGCGACCATGACAAGAAAGGCCAGACCAACACCGGGCAGTGTGGCATGGCTGATGGCGTCGCTGACAAGCGCCCGTTTGCGCAGGAACAGGAAGGTGCCGGTGATCCCGGAAGAAATTCCAAGCAGCGTCGCGCCAATGGCCACCAGCGTGGCGTTATAGCCCATCTGCAACAGCAGAGCGTCCCACAGCATCAGAGCGCCCCACCGGTCTGCGGGCGCCGCGACGCCGGTGCTGTGGCCAGTTGATCGACCTGCGCCGTAGCAAGCCGTCCGCCATAAGCGCTTTGCAGTGTTTGTGGGGTAAAGGCCTGCGCCACCGGACCTTCGGCCACTTTGCGGGTGTTGATCAGGAACACATTGTCAAAATACTCCGCCACTGTGGCGAGGTCGTGATGGACCACAACCACGGTCTTGCCATCTGCACGCAGCTGTTTCAGCACGGCGATGATGGCCTTTTCGGTCGCTGCATCCACGCCTGCAAACGGTTCATCCAGCAGGTAGAGATCCGCCCCCTGCGCCAAGGCCCTCGCCAGAAAGACCCGCTGCTGCTGACCGCCAGAGAGCTGGCCGATCTGGCGGGTGGCAAAATCGCCCATCCCGACCCGGTCCAGACAAGCCTGTGCGGCCGTCCGGTGGCGGCCGGTGATCCGTCCCAGAAGACCCAGCTCGCGGTAGAGGCCCATCATGACCACATCAATCACCCGCGTCGGGAAATCCCAGTCCACGCTGGCGCGTTGTGGCACATAAGCGATACGGCCACGCTGACTGTCCAGCGGTTTGCCAAAGACCTGCACCCGCCCCGAGACGGGCGGCACAATGCCAAGTGCCGCCTTCAGTAGCGTTGATTTGCCAGCGCCATTGGGACCGATGATAGCGGTCATCCGACCCGGCTCCACCGTCATATCAACTGAGAAGACAGCGGGTTTCTCACCGTAGGTGACAGTCAGGCCGCGAATGGCCAGCGGCGATTGTTCAATGTGTTCACGGCTCTCAGCTGCGCCAGCAGGTGCGCCATTTTCACGGGCCAATTCCACAGTCATCTCACTCGGTCCTATCAAAGCCCGGCACCGGAGAGACGGCCTGACATGCCCTTGGGTGGTACCTCGGCGCCGAGCGCGGCGGCGATGGTGGTCATATTGTGATCCAGCATCCCGACATAAGTGCCCTCATAGCTGCCATCCGCACCCATGGCGTCGGAGAACAATTCTCCGCCGATCCGGACCTCATGCCCCTGTGCGGCAGCGCCTTCGATCAGGGCGCGCACGGAACGATCCGAGACCGAGCTTTCGACGAAGACCGCGGAGACACCGCGCTCCACCAGCAGATCGACCAATTCGCCGATGCGGTTGAGGCCCGCCTCTGACTGGGTGGAGATGCCCTGAATGCCCAGAACCTCAAACCCGAAGTCACGCCCGAAGTAGCCAAAGGCATCATGTGCCGTGACCAATACGCGGTTTTCCTCAGGGACCTGGGCAAGAATCTCAGTTCCATAGGTGATCAGCTGATCCAGTTCCGCCAGATGCGCCGTAGCGTTGGCCGCAAACAGATCGGCCTGTTCCGGGCGCGCCTCGGTCAGCGCCGCCTGCACCTCTGCCACCATGTCCTTCCACAGGGCGGGTGTCATCCAGACGTGCGGATCGAATTTATCAGCATAGGTATCGTGACCACGCAGTTTGCCCTTGTCAAGCCCATCGGCAACCGCCACCACCGTCCGCTTGCGCGCCAGATCGTGGAAGAACTCCTCCATCTGCGCCTCAAGATACAGACCGTGCCAGAGCACCAGATCCGCGCGGGTCATCGCAACGATGTCGGACCGCGTCTGGCGATAGGCATGCGGGTCCACCCCCGGCCCCATCAACGCGCGGACCTCAACGGCATCACCGCCAACCTGACGGGCGGCATCCGCAATCATGCCGGTTGTTGCCACCACTTTCAGGGGTGCCTCTGCCCGCGCCGGGCCAGCACCAAGCCCCCCAATAGGTAGCGCGATAAGCCCGGTAAGAGCCATCATAGCCGCCAGCATCATTCTGCGGGCCATCATTGGTGAGTTCAGTTGCAAACGCATTGGGCAGGTCCTTTGGATACCATCTGCCCCAATAAGAGCACGGCGCGGCGCCCTGTCAATGCTAATGCGAATTATTCTCAATAATAAATGCGAATCGTTCTCAATCTGAGTGAATTTTTGTCCAAACAGTCAAAAATTTACCCCCAAGACGGCCCCGCTTGCTTGCCAAGACAGGGTGGTCGTGCGATTTTCGCACCGAACTCGAACGAGGATTCCCGGCATGGAAAGCCAAATTGCAGAGCACACCGCGCAGCTGCCGCAGGTGGGCGAACCGCGTAACCCCGGCATGGAGCTGGATCTGGACTGGGCATTAGGGGTTGAGGCAAATACCTCCGCCATCGAACGCCGTTGCGCCACCCTGCCTGGTCGGCGCAGTGTGAAGAAAGACCATCAGGCGGCCTGGCTGCTGAAGGCGATCACCCTGATCGACCTGACCACGCTCTCCGGTGATGATACCGTCGGTCGGGTGCAGCGTCTATGCGCCAAGGCCCGTCAACCGGTACGTGCCGATCTGATGCAGGCGCTTGATATGGAGCCGATCACCACCGGGGCTGTCTGTGTTTATCACGACATGATCGAGACAGCCGTGGACGCGTTGGATGGCAGCGGTATTCCGGTTGCTGCGGTATCCACCGGCTTTCCCGGCGGGTTGTCACCGTTTCACCTCCGGCTGGCCGAAATCGAGGAAAGCGTGAAGGCAGGTGCCAAAGAGATCGACATTGTGATCTCCCGTCGTCACGTGCTGTCAGGCAACTGGCAGGCGCTCTATGATGAGATGAAAGCCTTCCGTGAGGCCTGTGGCGAGGCCCACGTCAAGGCCATCCTTGCCACTGGCGAGTTGGGCACATTGCGCAATGTGGCGCGTGCGTCGCTGATCTGCATGATGGCTGGAGCTGACTTCATCAAGACCTCCACCGGCAAGGAAAGCGTTAACGCCACATTGCCAGTCAGCCTGGTGATGATCCGCACCATCCGTGACTATCACGAGCGCACCGGCTACCGTGTCGGCTACAAACCCGCTGGTGGGATTTCCAAGGCCAAAGACTCGTTGGTCTACCTATCGCTGATCAAGGAAGAGCTGGGGGATCGCTGGTTGCAGCCGGATCTGTTCCGCTTTGGCGCCTCGTCGCTGTTGGGCGATATCGAACGGCAGCTCGAACACCATGTCACCGGCGCCTATTCCGCCGGCTACCGCCACGCGCTGGCCTAACATCCAGATGCCACCCCCGGACGCCCAAGGGCCTCCGGGCCGCTTCCCTCGCAAGGCAGGCGGCGACAGACCACAAGGCTCGACACATGACCATCAAAGAGATCTTCGACACCATGACTTATGGCCCCGCCCCCGAGAGTGCAGCCGAGGCGCTGGCCTGGCTGGTGGATCAGGGCGCCCGGTTCGGCCATTTCATCGACGGTGACTTCACAGCGCCCGGCGATGGGTTCGACAGTAAGAACCCCGCCACGGGTGAGGTTCTGGCCACTTTGAGCCAGGCCAGCCAATCCGATGTGGATGGCGCCGTTGCTGCTGCGCGCAAGGCGCAGGGCAAATGGGCCGCCCTTGGTGGCGCCGGGCGCGCGCGCTACCTCTATGCAATTGCACGTCTGATGCAGAAACACGCGCGCCTGTTTGCGGTTCTGGAAACGCTTGATAACGGCAAGCCGATCCGCGAGAGCCGAGACATTGACGTCCCCCTGGCACAGCGGCATTTCTACTATCACGCCGGTATGGCCCAGCTGATGGAAAGCGAACTGCCCGACCGTGAGGCATTGGGCGTTTGCGGTCAGATCATCCCCTGGAATTTCCCGCTGCTGATGCTGGCGTGGAAAGTGGCACCCGCCATAGCCATGGGCAACACCGTGGTGCTGAAGCCTGCGGAATATACCTCCCTCACCGCGTTGCTGTTTGCAGATATCTGTCGTCAGGCGGGTCTGCCCAAAGGTGTTGTGAATATCGTCACCGGCGACGGCGCCGTGGGGGAAATGATCGTTGGCGCAGACGTCGATAAAATCGCCTTTACCGGCTCTACCGCTGTGGGTCGCCGTATCCGCGAAGCCACCGCAGGCAGCGGCAAGGCGCTGACCCTGGAGCTGGGCGGCAAATCGCCCTACATCGTGTTTGACGATGCAGACATTGATTCCGCGATCGAAGGTCTGGTCGATGCGATCTGGTTCAATCAGGGCCAGGTCTGCTGTGCCGGCTCACGCCTGCTGGTGCAGGAAGGCATCGCCGAGCGTTTCCACCGGAAGCTGCGCACACGCATGGACAAGCTGCGCATCGGCAACCCGCTGGACAAGAGCATTGATGTCGGAGCCATCGTGGATCCGGTTCAGCTGACCACCATCAGCGAGATGGTCGCGGCCAATACTGCGGGCCGCATGCATCAGGCACAGGTCGCTGTGCCGGAACGCGGCTGTTTCTACCCGCCGACGCTGATTGAAGGGCTGGCCCCCTCTGACGCGCTGATGCAGGAAGAGATTTTTGGCCCGGTTCTGGTCTCCACCACGTTCCGCACTCCTTCCGAAGCCGTCGAGCTGGCCAACAACACCCGCTACGGGCTGGCTGCGACCCTGTGGACTGAGAATGTCAATCTGGCGCTGGATATAGCGCCAAAACTGGTTGCGGGTGTGGTCTGGGTTAATGCAACCAACCTCTTTGATGCGGCGGCCGGTTTTGGTGGCACCCGCGAAAGCGGCTTTGGCCGCGAAGGTGGCTGGGAAGGGCTCAGTGCCTACACCAAACCAAAGGCCAAGACCAAAGCGCTGGAGAAGGTCACAGGTTTCAGCGGCGAGGGTGCGCCGGTTGACGCGGTGGATCGCACCGCAAAGCTGTATGTTGGCGGCAAGCAGGCCCGTCCGGATGGCGGGTATTCCAAGGCCGTACACGCAAAATCGGGCGCGCTGCTCGGCCACGTCGGGCTTGGCAACCGCAAGGATGTGCGCAACGCCGTGGAGGCCGCAGCGGGCGCAAAAGCGTGGTCCAAAACCACCGGCCACCTGCGGGCTCAGATCCTTTACTATATCGGGGAGAACCTGTCGGCGCGGGCCAGCGAATTTGCGGATCGTATCGACCGGATGACCGGCAAATCGCAGGGCGCGCAGGAGGTCGAGGCCTCAATCCAGCGCCTGTTCACTGCTGCTGCCTGGGCCGACAAATATGACGGTCAGGCGCATGGGGTGCCGATCCGCGGTGTGGCACTGGCAATGAAGGAACCAGTCGGCGTAATCGGCGCGCTCTGCGCGGATGAAGCTCCCCTGCTGGGTCTGGTGTCGGTGATGGCACCGGCGATTGCCATGGGCAACCGCATGGTTCTGGCCGCCTCCGAGGCCTATCCGCTGGCCGCCACCGATTTCTATCAGGTGCTGGACACATCCGATTTGCCCGGCGGTGTCGTCAACATTCTGACCGGTCGTCACTCCGAGCTGGCCGAGCCACTGGCTGCCCATCTCAACGTCGATGCGGTCTGGAGCTTCTCCTCTTCGGATCTCTCCTCCATGATCGAAGCGGCTTCGGCTGGCAACCTGAAGCGCACCTGGGTCAACAACGGTCGGGCGCTGGACTGGTCTGCCGATCACAGCCGCCGGTTCCTTGAGGCCGCAACAGAAGTGAAAAACATCTGGATTCCCTACGGCGAATAAACCGATTGGGGCAGCTATGGCTGCTTCGATCACATCCAGCAAAAAGGGCGCGACCAGAGATGGTCGCGCCCTTTTCCGTTTGATCGGCTCTGCGCTGATCTCAATTGGTGGATTGCAAACCTTCCGGTCGACCAACCACGATGAAATGCAGCTGGTCCGGCAATAGGATTTCGCTGGCCACCTTGTTGATTTCTTCCAGTGTGACAGCGTTCACCTTGTCATTGCGGGTGGCTACGTAATCAATGGGCAGATCATCCATCTGCATCCCCGCCAGAATCGACGCGATGCGGCTATTGCCGTCGAAACGCAACGGATACGCGCCAGTCAGATAGGTTTTGGCGTCTTCCAGCTCTTTCTCTGTCACGCCTTCAGCTGCCAGTTTTGCCCATTCCGTCTGGATGACCTCAACCGTTTCGGCAATCTTGCCGTTGGCCGACGCGACCGAACCCATGTAGACGGCCCCCAGATCACGCGGCACCAGATAGCTGTAGACGCCATAGGTCAGGCCGCGTTTTTCGCGCACTTCCGACATCAGGCGACTGTCAAAAGACCCGCCGCCAAGGATCTGGTTCAACAGGTAGGCTGCGAAATACCGCGGGTCGTCGCGCTCGATCCCGGCATGCCCAAACAGAGCCACGGATTGCGGTGTGTCATAGTCAACAACAGTCACACCACCCTCAATGGTGACCTCCGCCGGTCCCGGGATTGGCGCCCCTGCGTCTGGCAAATCGCCCAGCAAAGTATCCAGCAGCGCCCCCAACTCAGCCTCAGTGATATCCCCAACCGCCCCAACATAGAGCCGATCACGGGCAAACACCGCATCATGGGCATCGAACATATCCTGACGGGTGAGCGCGGTAACGCTTTCGATGGTGCCGTTGCCTTCGGTGCCATAGGGGTGATCGCCAAAGGCCATCTGCGAAAACACCCGCCCTGCGATATCGTTGGGATCCTTGGCATCAGCGCGCAGACCGGCCAGAACCTGAGCGCGCACCCGGTCCAGCGCATCCTGATCAAAGCGTGGCTCATGGATGGTCTGGCGCAGCAGATCAACGGCCTGATCGCGGTTCTCGCTCAGAAACTGCGCTGAGATCGACACCGTGTCCTTATCCGCATCATAGGAAAACCCGGCAGCCAGGCTTTCGACTGTGCGGGCGTAGTCCTGCGCAGCCAGCGGCCCGGCCCCCTCCTCAAGCAGCCCCGCCATCAGATAAGTCGCGCCACGTTTGCCCGGCTTGTCGAGCGACGTGCCGCCGCGAAAGCGCAGCTCCAGCGCAGTGAAGGGAATGCTGTGATCTTCGACCAGCCATGCGGTTATGCCGCCGGGAGAGGTCACCTCTTTGATCTTCACCTCTGCCCAGACCGGCAGGGCGAAGAAACAGGCGGCCAATGCGGCCGTGACAA is a window encoding:
- a CDS encoding metal ABC transporter permease gives rise to the protein MLWDALLLQMGYNATLVAIGATLLGISSGITGTFLFLRKRALVSDAISHATLPGVGLAFLVMVALGGDGRNLAGLLAGSALSAMAGLWCLNWLTRRTRLAEDAAIGAVLSVFFGFGIVILTVIQTLGVGRQAGLEGFLLGSTAGMLWNDALVIAGGGAATLLLILLLRRPMTLVAFDPEYAAARGISVSRIDMMMMGLVMAVTVVGLKIVGLILIVALLIIPAVTARFWTERSDMVVLLAGVAGGLSAYLGAAVSASAPNLPTGPIIVLMSFGLFALSLLLAPNRGVLAAVLRHLRFQRRVHLRQGLLALAQDQVIYEPLTLRLLRQRGLLRADGVPTEKGRARAAKALRDEHRWALVRSDQTHEAAAALYDGLREIETVLTEDQISEIDRRIGGPREVPA
- a CDS encoding aldehyde dehydrogenase family protein, with the translated sequence MTIKEIFDTMTYGPAPESAAEALAWLVDQGARFGHFIDGDFTAPGDGFDSKNPATGEVLATLSQASQSDVDGAVAAARKAQGKWAALGGAGRARYLYAIARLMQKHARLFAVLETLDNGKPIRESRDIDVPLAQRHFYYHAGMAQLMESELPDREALGVCGQIIPWNFPLLMLAWKVAPAIAMGNTVVLKPAEYTSLTALLFADICRQAGLPKGVVNIVTGDGAVGEMIVGADVDKIAFTGSTAVGRRIREATAGSGKALTLELGGKSPYIVFDDADIDSAIEGLVDAIWFNQGQVCCAGSRLLVQEGIAERFHRKLRTRMDKLRIGNPLDKSIDVGAIVDPVQLTTISEMVAANTAGRMHQAQVAVPERGCFYPPTLIEGLAPSDALMQEEIFGPVLVSTTFRTPSEAVELANNTRYGLAATLWTENVNLALDIAPKLVAGVVWVNATNLFDAAAGFGGTRESGFGREGGWEGLSAYTKPKAKTKALEKVTGFSGEGAPVDAVDRTAKLYVGGKQARPDGGYSKAVHAKSGALLGHVGLGNRKDVRNAVEAAAGAKAWSKTTGHLRAQILYYIGENLSARASEFADRIDRMTGKSQGAQEVEASIQRLFTAAAWADKYDGQAHGVPIRGVALAMKEPVGVIGALCADEAPLLGLVSVMAPAIAMGNRMVLAASEAYPLAATDFYQVLDTSDLPGGVVNILTGRHSELAEPLAAHLNVDAVWSFSSSDLSSMIEAASAGNLKRTWVNNGRALDWSADHSRRFLEAATEVKNIWIPYGE
- a CDS encoding DNA recombination protein RmuC translates to METIALFLQTADPQTLALLGLGGLVLLVLLMMLRANARAAQSIAPIAQQMAHLGQSVQQLRGGVQHVSDAQANAQVQMIQTVETRLSAVQQQVNDRLSDNALRQARALADMQERLQESLHGSTKRTVTSLTQLQERLAVIDKAQDNITKLSGDVLGLQDILANKQTRGAFGEIQLNDIVSKALPADSYAFQHTLSNGKRADCLIHLPNPPGPIVIDSKFPLEPYEALRNAETQEQRASAARQLKAALRAHIRAISEKYILDGETADGALMFLPSEAVYAELHANFSDIVREGFSAKVWIVSPTTCMATLNTMRAILKDARMREQAGAIRSELAHLHKDVERLGDRVGNLDRHFGMAAKDIAEIKISADKAGRRAQRLDNFDFEEIAAPSAGIGQPGDPANVVPLGRPES
- a CDS encoding metal ABC transporter ATP-binding protein: MTVELARENGAPAGAAESREHIEQSPLAIRGLTVTYGEKPAVFSVDMTVEPGRMTAIIGPNGAGKSTLLKAALGIVPPVSGRVQVFGKPLDSQRGRIAYVPQRASVDWDFPTRVIDVVMMGLYRELGLLGRITGRHRTAAQACLDRVGMGDFATRQIGQLSGGQQQRVFLARALAQGADLYLLDEPFAGVDAATEKAIIAVLKQLRADGKTVVVVHHDLATVAEYFDNVFLINTRKVAEGPVAQAFTPQTLQSAYGGRLATAQVDQLATAPASRRPQTGGAL
- the deoC gene encoding deoxyribose-phosphate aldolase: MESQIAEHTAQLPQVGEPRNPGMELDLDWALGVEANTSAIERRCATLPGRRSVKKDHQAAWLLKAITLIDLTTLSGDDTVGRVQRLCAKARQPVRADLMQALDMEPITTGAVCVYHDMIETAVDALDGSGIPVAAVSTGFPGGLSPFHLRLAEIEESVKAGAKEIDIVISRRHVLSGNWQALYDEMKAFREACGEAHVKAILATGELGTLRNVARASLICMMAGADFIKTSTGKESVNATLPVSLVMIRTIRDYHERTGYRVGYKPAGGISKAKDSLVYLSLIKEELGDRWLQPDLFRFGASSLLGDIERQLEHHVTGAYSAGYRHALA
- the mutL gene encoding DNA mismatch repair endonuclease MutL — protein: MAQADPQISGISQPVIRQLDDSAINRIAAGEVVERPASAVKELVENAIDAGATRITIDIADGGKTLIRVSDDGCGMSPADLPLALSRHATSKIDGSDLLNIHTFGFRGEALPSLGAVGRLSITSRAKDQDAAQIRVAGGRMEPVKPAALRAGTVVELRDLFYATPARLKFMRSDRAETQAIGDVIKRLAMAEPSVGFTLRDVSGGGEGRVTFRADPLTGDLFDALHGRLATVLGREFAENALKIDATRDGVRLFGYAALPTYSRGAAVAQFLFVNTRPVKDKMLTGALRAAYFDFLSRDRHPAAALFLDCDPTLVDVNVHPAKSEVRFRDPGVARGLIVSALRHGLAEAGHRASSTVAGATLGAMRPEPMASQPGADGAPRIYQMDRPSLGARSLSYAAQAPDQTRPFGGEVPPSSGFAELAQAYSGRVTETPERQSPDMAPGQPLERSETSAPGAEQLPLGAARGQVHENYIIAQTADGMVIVDQHAAHERLVYEKLKRQMAETGVAAQALLIPEIVELSEGDCARILAVAEDLARFGLGIEAFGGGAIAVRETPAILGTVNAEAMVRDILDELDDQGESQLVQAKIEAILSRVACHGSIRSGRWMRGEEMNALLREMEATPHSGQCNHGRPTYVELKLADIERLFGRS
- a CDS encoding metal ABC transporter permease, which encodes MNGAEFVPLSLTPLLIGIFAAVACALPGNFLLLRRQALIGDAISHVVLPGIVVAFLLTGVIAAGPMMLGAAGAAIAAVILIELIRRLGRIEPGAAMGVVFTTMFAGGVLLLEQTDTSTVHLDVEHALYGNLESLIWLDATGWASLLDPVALSYLPAELPRMALTLIGVILFIALFWRSLKISTFDEGFARTLGIRTNLLGLGLVITAAIAAVAAFDAVGSIIVIAMFICPPAAARMMSNRLEGQLGWSVAFAVVSAVLGYVLAGYGPLWLGATDAVSAAGMIATVSGLLLAIAARFGPCRHRAGAPAGI
- a CDS encoding metal ABC transporter solute-binding protein, Zn/Mn family, whose product is MRLQLNSPMMARRMMLAAMMALTGLIALPIGGLGAGPARAEAPLKVVATTGMIADAARQVGGDAVEVRALMGPGVDPHAYRQTRSDIVAMTRADLVLWHGLYLEAQMEEFFHDLARKRTVVAVADGLDKGKLRGHDTYADKFDPHVWMTPALWKDMVAEVQAALTEARPEQADLFAANATAHLAELDQLITYGTEILAQVPEENRVLVTAHDAFGYFGRDFGFEVLGIQGISTQSEAGLNRIGELVDLLVERGVSAVFVESSVSDRSVRALIEGAAAQGHEVRIGGELFSDAMGADGSYEGTYVGMLDHNMTTIAAALGAEVPPKGMSGRLSGAGL